From a region of the Cygnus atratus isolate AKBS03 ecotype Queensland, Australia chromosome 3, CAtr_DNAZoo_HiC_assembly, whole genome shotgun sequence genome:
- the KLHL31 gene encoding kelch-like protein 31: protein MAPKKKNVKKNKADINETTIIVEDGPLSKLNGLNGLLEGGNGFSCISSEVSDSSYSPNLLEGLSRMRQENFLCDLTISTKTKSFSVHKVVMASISDYFHNILKKDPSTQRVDLNDVSPLGLATVITYAYTGKLTLSLYTIGSIISTAIYLQIHSLVKMCCDFLIQEISVENCMYIANIAETYGLKTTKEAAHKFIRDNFIEFSETDQFLKLTFDQINELLADDDLQLPSEIVAFQIAIKWLEFDQKRVKFAADLLGNIRFGTISAQDLVNYVQTVPRMMQDADCHKLLVDAMNYHLLPYHQNTLQSRRTRIRGGFRVLVTVGGRPALTEKSLSRDILYRDPEKGWKKLSEMPAKSFNQCVTVMDGFLYVAGGEDQNDARNQAKHAVSNFCRYDPRFNTWIHLASMNQKRTHFSLNVFNGLLFAVGGRNSEGCLSSVECYVPATNQWQMKAPLEVPRCCHASAVVDGRILVTGGYINSAYSRSVCMYDPSNDSWQDKSSLSTPRGWHCAVSLLERVYVMGGSQLGGRGERVDVLPVECYSPYTGQWSYVAPLQTGVSTAGASMLNGKIYLVGGWNEIEKKYKKCIQCYNPDLNEWTEEDELPEATVGVSCCTISMPNTKTRESRASSVSSVPVSI, encoded by the exons ATGGCACCTAAGAAGAAGAATGTGAAGAAGAACAAAGCAGATATCAATGAAACGACTATCATTGTGGAAGACGGTCCCCTCAGTAAACTAAATGGCTTGAATGGACTCTTAGAAGGAGGCAATGGTTTCAGCTGCATCTCATCTGAAGTTTCTGACTCATCATATAGCCCTAATCTCTTGGAAGGTCTAAGCAGGATGAGACAAGAgaattttctttgtgatttgaCTATCAGTACCAAAACCAAATCTTTCAGTGTTCATAAGGTGGTGATGGCTTCAATCAGTGACTACTTTCACAACATCTTAAAGAAAGATCCATCCACCCAAAGAGTAGACCTCAATGATGTGTCCCCATTGGGTCTAGCTACTGTTATCACCTATGCTTACACTGGAAAACTTACTCTCTCGCTTTATACAATAGGTAGTATTATTTCCACAGCAATTTATCTTCAGATTCACTCCCTTGTAAAGATGTGCTGTGATTTTCTAATCCAAGAAATCAGTGTTGAGAATTGTATGTACATTGCCAATATTGCAGAAACGTACGGACTAAAAACGACCAAGGAGGCGGCACACAAATTTATTAGAGACAACTTCAttgaattttcagaaacagatcaGTTCTTAAAACTTACTTTTGATCAGATTAATGAACTTCTTGCGGATGATGACTTACAGCTTCCTTCTGAAATTGTTGCATTCCAGATTGCAATAAAATGGCTGGAATTTGACCAAAAAAGAGTAAAGTTTGCTGCTGATCTCTTAGGCAACATCCGTTTTGGTACCATCTCGGCTCAAGACCTTGTCAATTATGTTCAAACTGTTCCAAGAATGATGCAAGATGCTGACTGCCATAAGCTCCTGGTGGATGCCATGAACTATCATTTGCTTCCATATCATCAGAATACACTGCAGTCCAGAAGAACAAGGATTCGTGGAGGTTTCAGAGTGTTAGTTACTGTTGGGGGACGCCCTGCTCTAACAGAGAAGTCTCTTAGCAGAGACATCTTATACAGAGATCCTGAAAAGGGATGGAAGAAGCTTAGTGAGATGCCTGCTAAAAGTTTTAACCAGTGCGTGACGGTGATGGATGGATTTCTCTATGTGGCCGGTGGGGAAGACCAGAATGATGCCAGGAACCAAGCCAAGCATGCAGTCAGCAATTTCTGCAG atACGATCCCCGTTTCAACACCTGGATTCACCTGGCGAGCATGAATCAGAAGCGTACCCACTTCAGCCTGAACGTGTTCAATGGCCTCCTTTTTGCAGTGGGTGGTCGCAACTCAGAGGGTTGTCTCTCCTCGGTTGAGTGCTACGTGCCTGCCACTAATCAGTGGCAGATGAAGGCACCCCTGGAGGTGCCCCGCTGCTGCCACGCCAGCGCTGTGGTGGATGGTAGGATCCTGGTCACAGGAGGTTACATTAACAGCGCCTACTCCCGTTCAGTGTGCATGTATGACCCCAGCAACGATAGCTGGCAGGATAAGTCCAGCCTTAGCACTCCACGAGGGTGGCACTGCGCCGTGTCCCTGCTGGAGAGGGTCTATGTCATGGGTGGGTCGCAGCTGGGCGGGCGAGGGGAAAGGGTGGACGTCCTCCCCGTGGAGTGTTACAGCCCTTACACGGGGCAGTGGAGTTACGTGGCGCCCCTTCAAACCGGAGTGAGCACGGCCGGCGCCTCCATGCTGAACGGGAAGATTTACTTGGTGGGGGGCTGGAATgagatagagaaaaaatataagaagTGCATTCAGTGCTATAACCCAGATCTCAATGAGTGGACAGAGGAAGACGAGTTGCCTGAGGCCACTGTGGGAGTATCCTGTTGTACTATATCCATGCCCAACACCAAGACAAGGGAGTCCAGGGCGAGCTCAGTCTCTTCTGTACCAGTCAGTATTTAA